A window of Juglans regia cultivar Chandler chromosome 7, Walnut 2.0, whole genome shotgun sequence contains these coding sequences:
- the LOC109005511 gene encoding GATA transcription factor 18-like, which yields MMHRCSDAQGNMVGPCSCGLFHSQSNSFSMLFSMPDHIPDENSEMYSFTSSSASVDCTLSLGTPSTRLTEDEEKRRRSGSSVSKYSCWDVLQNKHSPSSAPQTYKTSRGGSNASSSNSVNDSLLARRCANCDTTSTPLWRNGPRGPKSLCNACGIRFKKEERRATAAATSNGGSPGLMEPNHILGHHNNSWYAHSQTQKMPCFAPAAIGNEFPFIEDNDRDSDTGIPFLSWHLNVTDRPSTLVHDFTR from the exons atgatgcACCGCTGCAGCGATGCTCAAGGGAACATGGTGGGGCCTTGTTCTTGTGGTCTGTTTCACAGCCAAAGCAATTCCTTCTCCATGCTATTCTCCATGCCCGACCATATTCCTGATGAGAATTCCGAAATGTATTCCTTCACTTCGTCGTCTGCTTCAGTGGATTGCACCCTCTCTTTAGGAACCCCATCTACTCGTCTAACCGAAGATGAGGAAAAGCGACGGCGCTCTGGTTCCTCAGTGTCCAAGTACTCTTGCTGGGACGTGTTACAGAACAAACATTCACCTTCATCAGCACCTCAAACTTACAAGACTTCCCGTGGAGGCAGTAATGCTAGCAGCAGCAACTCGGTCAATGATTCTCTCCTCGCTCGCCGTTGTGCTAACTGTGACACCACTTCCACACCCCTTTGGAGGAATGGTCCAAGAGGCCCAAAG TCGCTATGCAATGCTTGTGGGATTCGATTcaagaaggaagagaggagagccACTGCTGCGGCCACCAGCAATGGTGGTTCCCCAGGACTAATGGAGCCAAATCACATCCTCGGCCACCACAACAATTCATGGTATGCCCATTCACAGACCCAGAAAATGCCGTGCTTTGCCCCAGCTGCCATTGGCAACGAGTTCCCTTTCATTGAAGACAATGACAGGGATTCCGATACCGGCATTCCCTTCCTTTCTTGGCATCTCAATGTCACCGATCGGCCGAGTACTCTCGTCCATGACTTCACTAGATGA
- the LOC109005514 gene encoding epoxide hydrolase 3-like gives MVNLVSAQRPLLHGLMKMAGVKPYTLEIETGTAMNFWVPVETLKTPKKGQNPEPPAKPSKPVVVLIHGFAAEGIVTWQFQVGALTKKYSVYVPDLLFFGGSITDKTDRSPDFQAECLATGLRKLGVERCTLVGFSYGGMVAFKMAERHPDLVQAVVASGSVVAMTDTINETMLKSMGFSSSSELLLPTSVKGMKALLSVAAHKKLWFPDRLHKDFLEVMFNNRKERGELLEALLICNKDATVPHFPQMIHLLWGEFDRIFDMEIAQNMKEQLGENASFQVIKKAGHLVHLERPCVYNRYLKRFLASFHADKTTENPQK, from the exons ATGGTGAATCTTGTTTCAGCACAGAGGCCGTTGCTGCATGGATTAATGAAGATGGCAGGGGTTAAACCCTACACGTTGGAGATTGAGACAGGAACTGCCATGAACTTCTGGGTTCCAGTGGAGACCCTCAAGACTCCCAAAAAAGGCCAAAATCCTGAGCCCCCGGCTAAACCTAGCAAGCCCGTGGTGGTGCTGATACACGGTTTCGCCGCCGAGGGTATCGTGACTTGGCAATTCCAGGTAGGAGCTCTCACTAAGAAATACTCCGTTTACGTGCCCGACCTCCTCTTCTTTGGCGGCTCTATCACCGATAAAACCGACCGTTCCCCGGATTTCCAAGCCGAGTGCTTGGCTACAGGGCTGAGGAAGCTCGGGGTGGAGAGATGCACCTTGGTTGGGTTCAGTTATGGTGGGATGGTGGCGTTCAAAATGGCTGAACGGCACCCTGACCTGGTTCAGGCCGTGGTGGCGTCTGGCTCGGTCGTGGCAATGACCGATACCATCAATGAAACAATGCTGAAAAGCATGGGATTTTCTTCTTCGTCGGAGCTCCTGTTGCCTACCTCGGTCAAAGGTATGAAAGCGCTTCTCTCCGTTGCTGCTCACAAAAAGCTGTGGTTTCCGGATCGGCTTCACAAAGACTTCCTTGAG GTAATGTTCAACAACAGGAAGGAGAGAGGTGAACTGCTAGAAGCTTTACTAATCTGCAACAAGGATGCCACGGTTCCCCATTTCCCACAG atgatacatcTCTTATGGGGTGAGTTTGATCGGATTTTCGACATGGAGATTGCCCAAAACATGAAAGA GCAACTGGGAGAAAATGCATCATTTCAGGTCATAAAGAAGGCAGGTCACTTGGTTCACCTGGAGCGACCTTGTGTTTACAATAGGTATCTGAAGCGGTTCCTTGCTTCCTTCCATGCAGACAAAACAACAGAGAATCCCCAGAAATGA
- the LOC109005517 gene encoding ADP-ribosylation factor-like protein 2, which produces MGLLSIIRKIKRKEKEMRILMVGLDNSGKTTIVLKINGEDTSVISPTLGFNIKTLTYQKYTLNIWDVGGQKTIRSYWRNYFEETDGLVWVVDSSDLRRLDDCKMELDNLLKEERLSGSSLLILANKQDIKGALTPEEIAKVLNLEAMDKTRHWNIVGCSAYTGEGLLDGFDWLVQDIASRIYVLD; this is translated from the exons ATGGGGCTTCTCAGTATAATTCGAAAAATcaagaggaaagagaaagaaatgcgTATACTCATGGT TGGGCTTGATAATTCCGGTAAGACTACGATTGTGTTGAAGATCAATGGCGAGGATACCAGCGTAATCAGTCCCACACTGGGCTTCAACATCAAGACCCTCACTTACCAAAA GTATACTCTTAACATTTGGGATGTTGGCGGCCAAAAAACCATAAGATCTTACTGGAGGAACTACTTCGAGGAAACTGATGGTTTAGTATGGGTGGTTGACAGTTCGGATCTTAGACGGTTAGATGACTGCAAAATGGAACTGGACAATCTTTTGAAAGAAGAG AGGCTTTCAGGATCATCTTTACTGATACTAGCGAATAAGCAAGATATAAAAGGTGCCCTTACCCCAGAGGAAATTGCTAAG GTACTGAACTTGGAAGCCATGGACAAAACCCGGCACTGGAACATTGTGGGATGCAGTGCATACACTGGTGAGGGGCTGCTTGACGGATTTGATTGGTTGGTCCAGGACATAGCCTCTCGAATCTATGTGCTTGACTGA
- the LOC109015099 gene encoding sugar transporter ERD6-like 6 isoform X2, giving the protein MSFREESEPEDLKKPFLQTGSWYRMGSRQSSIMGSSSQIIRDGSISVMLCVLIVALGPIQFGFTCGYSSPTQDEIIEDLGLSVSEFSIFGSLSNVGAMVGAIASGQIAEYIGRKGDASFLYMGRLLEGFGVGIISYTVPVYIAEIAPQNMRGTLGSVNQLSVTIGLMLAYLFGLFVNWRVLAILGILPCTILIPGLFFVPESPRWLAKMGMTEDFETSLQVLRGFDTDISVEVNEIKRSVASAGKRATVRFADLKRKRYWFPLTIGIGLLVLQQLSGINGVLFYSSNIFEKAGISASNVATFGVGVIQVTATGVTTWLADRAGRRLLLIVSSSGMTLSLLVVAIAFYLEDIVSEDSKFYSMFAILSLIGLVAFVISFSLGLGPIPWLIMSEILPVNIKGLAGSIATTANWLTSFVITMTANLLLSWNSGATFTIYTMVAAFTVIFVSLWVPETKGRALEEIQQSFR; this is encoded by the exons ATGAGTTTCAGAGAAGAATCCGAGCCCGAGGACCTCAAGAAGCCGTTCCTCCAAACAGGGAGCTGGTACAGAATGGGTTCGAGGCAGTCCAGCATCATGGGCTCCTCGTCCCAGATCATTCGTGACGGTTCCATTTCCGTCATGCTCTGCGTCCTCATCGTTGCCCTCGGCCCCATCCAATTCGGCTTCACC TGTGGGTATTCTTCCCCTACGCAAGATGAAATAATCGAGGACCTGGGACTTTCAGTCTCGGAG TTCTCTATATTTGGTTCTTTATCAAATGTTGGTGCCATGGTTGGGGCAATCGCGAGTGGTCAGATCGCAGAATACATTGGGCGTAAAGGG GATGCCTCGTTTTTGTACATGGGTAGGTTGTTGGAAGGATTTGGTGTCGGTATTATATCTTACACG GTACCGGTATATATAGCTGAGATTGCACCTCAAAATATGAGGGGAACCCTTGGGTCTGTTAATCAG CTCTCAGTGACAATTGGACTAATGCTGGCTTATCTTTTTGGACTGTTTGTCAACTGGAGAGTGCTTGCAATTTTAG GAATTTTGCCATGTACAATATTGATACCTGGCTTGTTTTTCGTGCCAGAATCTCCCCGATGGTTG GCCAAAATGGGGATGACAGAAGATTTTGAAACCTCATTGCAAGTTTTACGAGGTTTTGATACCGACATTTCAGTTGAAGTGAACGAAATCAAG AGATCTGTAGCATCAGCAGGCAAAAGAGCTACAGTCCGGTTTGCAGATCTCAAGAGAAAGAGATACTGGTTTCCTCTAACG ATAGGAATCGGATTACTTGTGCTCCAGCAACTCAGTGGTATCAATGGTGTTTTATTCTATTCAAGTAACATCTTTGAAAAAGCCG GGATCTCGGCGAGTAATGTTGCAACTTTTGGAGTTGGAGTTATTCAG GTTACGGCTACTGGGGTTACTACTTGGTTGGCGGACAGAGCTGGCCGCAGGCTGCTGCTTATT GTGTCATCGTCTGGAATGACCCTTAGCCTCCTCGTTGTTGCAATTGCATTTTATCTGGAG GACATTGTATCAGAAGATTCCAAATTCTATAGCATGTTTGCTATACTGTCACTCATTGGCCTTGTG GCTTTTGTGATTTCATTCTCTCTGGGACTTGGACCTATTCCTTGGCTGATAATGTCTGAG ATACTTCCTGTGAATATCAAAGGCCTTGCTGGCAGCATAGCAACAACGGCAAATTGGCTGACATCATTTGTGATTACAATGACTGCAAACTTGCTGTTGAGTTGGAACAGTGGAG CTACCTTCACAATTTATACCATGGTTGCTGCTTTTACTGTTATCTTTGTGTCACTTTGGGTTCCAGAAACTAAAGGCAGAGCTCTGGAAGAGATTCAGCAGTCATTTAGATGA
- the LOC109015099 gene encoding sugar transporter ERD6-like 6 isoform X1 — MSFREESEPEDLKKPFLQTGSWYRMGSRQSSIMGSSSQIIRDGSISVMLCVLIVALGPIQFGFTCGYSSPTQDEIIEDLGLSVSEFSIFGSLSNVGAMVGAIASGQIAEYIGRKGSLMIAAIPNIIGWLAISFARDASFLYMGRLLEGFGVGIISYTVPVYIAEIAPQNMRGTLGSVNQLSVTIGLMLAYLFGLFVNWRVLAILGILPCTILIPGLFFVPESPRWLAKMGMTEDFETSLQVLRGFDTDISVEVNEIKRSVASAGKRATVRFADLKRKRYWFPLTIGIGLLVLQQLSGINGVLFYSSNIFEKAGISASNVATFGVGVIQVTATGVTTWLADRAGRRLLLIVSSSGMTLSLLVVAIAFYLEDIVSEDSKFYSMFAILSLIGLVAFVISFSLGLGPIPWLIMSEILPVNIKGLAGSIATTANWLTSFVITMTANLLLSWNSGATFTIYTMVAAFTVIFVSLWVPETKGRALEEIQQSFR; from the exons ATGAGTTTCAGAGAAGAATCCGAGCCCGAGGACCTCAAGAAGCCGTTCCTCCAAACAGGGAGCTGGTACAGAATGGGTTCGAGGCAGTCCAGCATCATGGGCTCCTCGTCCCAGATCATTCGTGACGGTTCCATTTCCGTCATGCTCTGCGTCCTCATCGTTGCCCTCGGCCCCATCCAATTCGGCTTCACC TGTGGGTATTCTTCCCCTACGCAAGATGAAATAATCGAGGACCTGGGACTTTCAGTCTCGGAG TTCTCTATATTTGGTTCTTTATCAAATGTTGGTGCCATGGTTGGGGCAATCGCGAGTGGTCAGATCGCAGAATACATTGGGCGTAAAGGG TCACTTATGATTGCTGCGATTCCTAATATAATTGGATGGCTTGCAATATCATTTGCCAGA GATGCCTCGTTTTTGTACATGGGTAGGTTGTTGGAAGGATTTGGTGTCGGTATTATATCTTACACG GTACCGGTATATATAGCTGAGATTGCACCTCAAAATATGAGGGGAACCCTTGGGTCTGTTAATCAG CTCTCAGTGACAATTGGACTAATGCTGGCTTATCTTTTTGGACTGTTTGTCAACTGGAGAGTGCTTGCAATTTTAG GAATTTTGCCATGTACAATATTGATACCTGGCTTGTTTTTCGTGCCAGAATCTCCCCGATGGTTG GCCAAAATGGGGATGACAGAAGATTTTGAAACCTCATTGCAAGTTTTACGAGGTTTTGATACCGACATTTCAGTTGAAGTGAACGAAATCAAG AGATCTGTAGCATCAGCAGGCAAAAGAGCTACAGTCCGGTTTGCAGATCTCAAGAGAAAGAGATACTGGTTTCCTCTAACG ATAGGAATCGGATTACTTGTGCTCCAGCAACTCAGTGGTATCAATGGTGTTTTATTCTATTCAAGTAACATCTTTGAAAAAGCCG GGATCTCGGCGAGTAATGTTGCAACTTTTGGAGTTGGAGTTATTCAG GTTACGGCTACTGGGGTTACTACTTGGTTGGCGGACAGAGCTGGCCGCAGGCTGCTGCTTATT GTGTCATCGTCTGGAATGACCCTTAGCCTCCTCGTTGTTGCAATTGCATTTTATCTGGAG GACATTGTATCAGAAGATTCCAAATTCTATAGCATGTTTGCTATACTGTCACTCATTGGCCTTGTG GCTTTTGTGATTTCATTCTCTCTGGGACTTGGACCTATTCCTTGGCTGATAATGTCTGAG ATACTTCCTGTGAATATCAAAGGCCTTGCTGGCAGCATAGCAACAACGGCAAATTGGCTGACATCATTTGTGATTACAATGACTGCAAACTTGCTGTTGAGTTGGAACAGTGGAG CTACCTTCACAATTTATACCATGGTTGCTGCTTTTACTGTTATCTTTGTGTCACTTTGGGTTCCAGAAACTAAAGGCAGAGCTCTGGAAGAGATTCAGCAGTCATTTAGATGA
- the LOC109005513 gene encoding DNA-3-methyladenine glycosylase 1-like translates to MKLRGRELRNLTAAGSRTQIPLAKTLTSDQPLSVAMGKQKRSKILSSSSQLRQSQTSPEPTSVDIFENISSSSKIPFRPRKVRKLSSNSRIPPQPPVLDSDSSKPSKANPSQLPILLPITVKSLSFEGEIDAALNHLRKADPLLMIPIDSYQPPAFDSPGPPFLTLAKSILYQQLAANAAKSIYNRFVLLCGGEVEVVPETVLGLNPNQLREVGVSGRKASYLHDLADKFKSGLLSDSSILEMDDESLLTKLTLVKGIGAWSVHMFMIFSLQRPDVLPVGDLGVRKGVQLLYGLKELPRPLDMEQICEKWKPYRSVGSWYMWRCMEAKGAKATSKVAATLTVNATSPE, encoded by the coding sequence ATGAAACTTCGGGGTAGAGAACTTAGAAACCTGACCGCCGCAGGGAGTCGGACCCAGATTCCCCTTGCTAAAACCCTAACTAGCGATCAGCCTCTCTCTGTCGCAATGGGTAAGCAAAAGCGAAGCAAAATCCTTTCAAGTTCTTCTCAGCTTCGCCAATCTCAAACTTCCCCTGAACCCACCTCCGTTGACATTTTCGAAAACATTTCATCCTCCTCCAAAATCCCATTTCGACCCAGAAAAGTGAGAAAACTATCGTCCAATTCCAGAATACCCCCGCAGCCACCGGTCCTTGATTCTGACTCCTCCAAACCCAGCAAAGCAAACCCTTCTCAACTCCCTATCCTCTTGCCCATAACCGTGAAGTCATTGTCGTTTGAAGGCGAAATTGATGCTGCTCTTAATCATTTGCGCAAAGCCGATCCACTCCTTATGATCCCAATCGATTCGTATCAGCCTCCGGCTTTTGATTCTCCCGGACCTCCATTCTTGACCCTGGCCAAAAGCATTCTATACCAGCAACTCGCGGCCAACGCCGCCAAATCAATCTACAACCGCTTCGTCTTGCTTTGTGGTGGCGAGGTGGAGGTTGTCCCCGAAACCGTCCTCGGTCTCAACCCTAATCAGCTCCGAGAAGTCGGAGTCTCCGGGCGGAAAGCGAGCTACCTCCACGACTTAGCGGACAAGTTCAAGAGTGGGCTTTTATCGGACTCCTCGATTCTCGAAATGGACGACGAGTCCCTGCTAACGAAGCTCACCTTGGTTAAGGGAATAGGGGCTTGGTCAGTGCACATGTTCATGATATTCTCGCTGCAGAGGCCGGATGTTCTACCGGTCGGCGATCTCGGCGTGAGGAAAGGCGTGCAGCTTTTGTATGGGCTAAAGGAATTGCCCCGGCCTCTGGACATGGAGCAGATTTGTGAGAAGTGGAAGCCTTATAGGTCTGTTGGCTCGTGGTATATGTGGAGGTGTATGGAAGCCAAAGGAGCAAAAGCTACGTCTAAGGTGGCAGCAACGTTAACGGTGAATGCTACTTCACCGGAGTAG
- the LOC118348862 gene encoding uncharacterized protein LOC118348862, with the protein MSDHSPMFIEFMKDPFTYGSSPFRFQQMWIEYPDFMSFVQMVWSEPMVGTGLVKLASKLKKLKVALREWNKRVFGQTNTQIAILEEKVEGVEHLLHSNWDNEVERELVRYSTELSTWRRREDIRLAQMAKIKWRMESDRNSKFFHVWLSNKMHRKIHKLRTTDGLEFNSLEEIHLGAVEYLVPTKIKSAKRVVGFNKLNFTGY; encoded by the coding sequence ATGTCGGATCATAGTCCCATGTTTATAGAATTCATGAAAGATCCTTTTACTTATGGTTCCTCTCCATTTaggtttcagcaaatgtggattGAGTACCCTGATTTTATGAGCTTTGTACAGATGGTGTGGTCTGAACCAATGGTAGGTACGGGTCTCGTGAAATTAGCTAGTAAACTTAAAAAGCTTAAGGTGGCTTTACGTGAATGGAACAAGAGGGTGTTTGGACAGACCAATACTCAGATTGCTATTCTTGAAGAGAAGGTTGAGGGGGTTGAGCACTTGCTGCACAGTAATTGGGATAATGAGGTTGAAAGGGAGCTTGTGAGGTACTCTACTGAGTTGTCTACTTGGAGGCGAAGGGAAGATATAAGATTGGCTCAGATGGCTAAAATTAAGTGGAGAATGGAAAGTGATCGGAActcaaaattctttcatgtttggTTATCCAATAAAATGCATAGGAAAATTCATAAGTTGAGAACTACGGATGGGTTAGAGTTCAATTCACTAGAAGAAATTCATCTTGGTGCCGTTGAATATTTAGTTCCTACAAAGATCAAATCAGCAAAGAGAGTTGTCGGATTTAACAAACTTAATTTCACCGGTTATTGA